The following are encoded together in the Mesoterricola sediminis genome:
- a CDS encoding proton-conducting transporter transmembrane domain-containing protein: protein MIAALICVPLLAAALVWSMRPGMHRAKVLPVAAFLHLGLVLWAVAHAHRLSPGAWFRLDPLGAWMLLVVSAVFTICACYAPAYLALRTERDFGVFGAAMLGFLSMASLVATARHPGVLWVGMESMALATTPLLYYNKNRRSLEATWKYLLICSVGMALALLGTFFLAYAAQLGGMGEPIWMDRLVANAPSMSAPWLKAGFVLVLAGYGTKMGLAPLHTWKPDAYGETPGIVGTLLAGGGTTMAFLALLRMYAIVSAAGLGDFARELLVAAGLLSMAWACAFMIRQGDLRRLLAYSSVEHMGILAFGMGIGGKAVFFALFHVAANALVKSALFLGSGNIVRSFSSKSLGEMTGAIRRLPVSGWFFLLGFLAVTGTPPFAPFTSIFGIGSAALGGGHVLAGALFLALLAGVFVAMGSVILPVLQGDPDPAAVRTRYQDTVGLTAPIAGALLLALVLGLWVPGPLMNLLTRAAALAEGRP, encoded by the coding sequence ATGATCGCCGCCCTCATCTGCGTGCCCCTCCTCGCCGCGGCCCTGGTCTGGTCCATGCGGCCCGGCATGCACCGCGCGAAGGTGCTGCCCGTGGCCGCCTTCCTCCACCTGGGCCTCGTCCTCTGGGCCGTGGCCCACGCGCACCGCCTCTCCCCCGGCGCCTGGTTCCGCCTGGATCCCCTGGGAGCCTGGATGCTCCTGGTGGTGAGCGCCGTCTTCACCATCTGCGCCTGCTACGCCCCGGCCTACCTGGCCCTCCGCACCGAGCGGGACTTCGGCGTCTTCGGCGCGGCCATGCTCGGGTTCCTCTCCATGGCCTCCCTGGTGGCCACCGCCCGGCACCCTGGCGTGCTCTGGGTGGGCATGGAATCCATGGCCCTGGCCACCACGCCCCTCCTCTACTACAACAAGAACCGGCGCAGCCTGGAGGCCACCTGGAAGTACCTCCTCATCTGCAGCGTGGGCATGGCCCTGGCGCTGCTGGGGACCTTCTTCCTGGCCTACGCGGCCCAGCTGGGCGGCATGGGCGAGCCCATCTGGATGGACCGCCTCGTGGCGAACGCCCCGTCCATGTCCGCGCCCTGGCTCAAGGCGGGCTTCGTGCTCGTGCTGGCGGGCTACGGCACCAAGATGGGCCTCGCCCCCCTCCACACCTGGAAGCCCGACGCCTACGGCGAGACTCCGGGCATCGTGGGCACCCTCCTGGCCGGGGGCGGCACCACCATGGCCTTCCTCGCCCTCCTGCGCATGTACGCCATCGTCTCCGCCGCCGGCCTGGGGGACTTCGCCCGGGAGCTGCTCGTCGCCGCGGGCCTCCTCTCCATGGCCTGGGCCTGCGCCTTCATGATCCGCCAGGGGGACCTGCGCCGGCTCCTCGCCTATTCGAGCGTGGAGCACATGGGCATCCTCGCCTTCGGGATGGGCATCGGGGGCAAGGCCGTCTTCTTCGCCCTCTTCCACGTGGCGGCCAACGCCCTGGTCAAGAGCGCCCTCTTCCTCGGCTCCGGCAACATCGTCCGCTCCTTCTCCTCCAAGAGCCTGGGGGAGATGACGGGGGCCATCCGCCGGCTGCCGGTCTCGGGCTGGTTCTTCCTCCTGGGCTTCCTGGCGGTGACCGGCACCCCGCCCTTCGCCCCCTTCACCTCCATCTTCGGCATCGGCTCGGCGGCCCTCGGCGGCGGCCACGTCCTGGCGGGGGCCCTCTTCCTGGCCCTCCTCGCCGGCGTCTTCGTGGCCATGGGCTCGGTCATCCTGCCCGTGCTCCAGGGGGACCCGGACCCGGCGGCGGTGCGGACCCGCTACCAGGACACCGTCGGCCTCACGGCCCCCATCGCCGGCGCCCTCCTCCTCGCCCTCGTGCTGGGGCTCTGGGTGCCCGGCCCCCTCATGAACCTGCTGACCCGGGCCGCGGCCCTGGCGGAGGGCCGGCCATGA
- a CDS encoding YoaK family protein encodes MSPHRPPRRIQRPRRYLRVARKRTLHFLQGHLDPRELPENLGKALGKTLDLLPLDAELLTRQGTDRSQALNRQLAWSMAFIAGAVNAGGFLAVKTYTSHMSGNVSKLADELALGRMRLAWGAAEIILCFLLGAFTAGTLINLGRRMKFRSPYALNLTLEAGLMLVFGLMGATLSHRREFFLPATTVLLSFMMGMHNSVVTSISNAEVRTSHMTGNLTDFGIELSRLVYPNVFHRRGVDPIKANRSRLKLHGLLLASFFGGGVAGAVGFKHVGFKVTIFLALFLLALAIRPLVRDLRVRLRAMGGLPDYTNARALARDLVIRGRR; translated from the coding sequence ATGAGTCCCCATCGTCCCCCGCGCCGCATCCAGCGGCCCCGGCGCTACCTGCGGGTCGCCCGGAAGCGGACGCTCCACTTCCTCCAGGGCCACCTGGACCCCCGGGAGCTGCCGGAGAACCTGGGCAAGGCCCTGGGCAAGACGCTGGACCTGCTCCCCCTGGACGCCGAACTCCTCACGCGCCAGGGCACGGACCGGAGCCAGGCCCTGAACCGCCAGCTGGCCTGGTCCATGGCCTTCATCGCCGGCGCCGTGAACGCGGGCGGCTTCCTGGCCGTGAAGACCTACACCTCCCACATGTCGGGCAACGTCTCCAAGCTCGCCGACGAGCTGGCCCTGGGCCGCATGCGCCTGGCCTGGGGGGCCGCGGAGATCATCCTCTGCTTCCTCCTGGGGGCCTTCACGGCCGGAACCCTCATCAACCTCGGCCGGCGCATGAAGTTCCGCAGCCCCTACGCCCTCAACCTCACCCTGGAGGCCGGCCTGATGCTCGTCTTCGGGCTCATGGGCGCCACCCTCAGCCACCGCCGGGAGTTCTTCCTGCCTGCCACGACGGTGCTGCTGAGCTTCATGATGGGCATGCACAACTCCGTGGTGACCTCCATCTCCAACGCCGAGGTGCGGACCTCCCACATGACCGGCAACCTCACGGATTTCGGCATCGAGCTGAGCCGCCTGGTCTATCCCAACGTCTTCCACCGCCGCGGCGTGGACCCCATCAAGGCCAACCGCAGCCGCCTCAAGCTCCACGGCCTGCTCCTGGCGAGCTTCTTCGGGGGCGGGGTGGCCGGGGCCGTGGGCTTCAAGCACGTGGGGTTCAAGGTGACGATCTTCCTCGCCCTCTTCCTCCTGGCCCTGGCGATCCGGCCCCTGGTCCGGGACCTGCGGGTCCGCCTGCGGGCCATGGGCGGCCTCCCCGACTACACCAACGCCCGCGCCCTGGCCCGGGACCTGGTCATCCGCGGCCGCCGCTGA
- a CDS encoding pyridoxal phosphate-dependent aminotransferase, which translates to MSGTGAGPAPADRLSHLRPSPIRAIAEGAPADAVPMGLGEPGWDLPAPAAEALASVAGPCAYGPNAGLPELQEAVGAFHGEPAARVLLACGSQGALFALVQAWAGPGDEVLVPDPGFLAYPALARMAGAVPVPYALAPDFSLDPGAFAEALDRAPRARLALVNHPGNPTGAGASREALAAVAAACEARGVLLVSDEVYRDLHLGPRAPGLRDVTAGGVVLGSVSKAWGAPGLRVGWALGAPELLAPARLVHAYMVTAPARTSQLAALALLRASGAVLAEARAHLQVRWEAFSGAWAEAFGAAPAPGAGGFYHWQPLPPGADPMAFCLRLRDEGRVIVVPGHAFGERGRGHVRISYAGDPGRIREGVARLAPFWRTA; encoded by the coding sequence ATGAGCGGGACCGGCGCCGGACCGGCCCCCGCCGACCGGCTCTCCCACCTCCGGCCCAGCCCCATCCGCGCCATCGCGGAGGGCGCCCCCGCCGACGCCGTCCCCATGGGCCTGGGGGAGCCGGGCTGGGACCTGCCGGCCCCGGCCGCCGAGGCCCTGGCCTCGGTGGCGGGACCCTGCGCCTACGGCCCCAACGCGGGCCTTCCCGAACTCCAGGAGGCCGTCGGGGCCTTCCACGGCGAGCCCGCGGCCCGCGTGCTCCTGGCCTGCGGGAGCCAGGGCGCCCTCTTCGCCCTCGTCCAGGCCTGGGCGGGCCCCGGGGACGAGGTGCTCGTCCCCGATCCGGGCTTCCTGGCCTACCCCGCCCTCGCGCGGATGGCCGGGGCCGTCCCCGTCCCCTACGCCCTCGCCCCGGACTTCTCGCTGGACCCCGGCGCCTTCGCGGAGGCCCTGGACCGCGCCCCCCGGGCCCGGCTCGCCCTCGTCAACCACCCCGGCAACCCCACCGGGGCCGGCGCCTCCCGGGAGGCCCTGGCCGCGGTCGCCGCCGCCTGCGAAGCCCGGGGCGTCCTCCTCGTCTCGGACGAGGTCTACCGGGACCTGCACCTGGGGCCGCGCGCCCCGGGCCTGCGGGACGTGACGGCGGGGGGCGTCGTCCTGGGCTCCGTCAGCAAGGCCTGGGGGGCCCCCGGCCTGCGGGTGGGCTGGGCCCTCGGCGCGCCCGAGCTGCTGGCGCCGGCCCGGCTCGTCCACGCCTACATGGTCACCGCGCCGGCCCGCACGTCCCAGCTGGCCGCCCTGGCCCTGCTCCGGGCCTCCGGCGCCGTGCTCGCGGAGGCCCGGGCCCACCTCCAGGTCCGGTGGGAGGCCTTCTCCGGCGCCTGGGCGGAGGCCTTCGGCGCGGCCCCCGCGCCGGGCGCCGGAGGCTTCTACCACTGGCAGCCCCTGCCGCCGGGCGCCGATCCCATGGCCTTCTGCCTCCGCCTCCGGGACGAGGGCCGGGTCATCGTCGTGCCCGGCCACGCCTTCGGGGAACGGGGGCGCGGCCACGTCCGCATCAGCTACGCGGGCGACCCCGGGCGCATCCGGGAAGGCGTGGCGCGCCTCGCGCCCTTCTGGAGGACCGCATGA
- a CDS encoding M20 family metallopeptidase → MDVRPVDPLAQPDLVLEALCAVDTTTGQEAALLPVLRPLLEALGARVDVAPFAPGRCNVLATWGEPRILFSTHLDTVPPFIPPRREAGALHGRGACDAKGQIVAQLLAAARLRDRGVAWLGVAGEETDSVGAQQALRDWQDRFPSCRAVINGEPTELQVAAGQRGVRNLRLGCRGRAAHGGSPERGHSAVLDLVDWIGGIRALAPGRHPDLGPEVWNLGVIRGGEAVNIVPDRAEALLNIRTVPGSAFAEAVAALGPAGSEVEVQVDEAPCLFPALPGFPMAPVPFGSDAPVLRALAPTGAVALAGPGSITVAHTADEHLTFTDLGAGADLNLRLALHFLQEHP, encoded by the coding sequence ATGGACGTTCGACCTGTCGATCCCCTGGCCCAGCCGGATCTCGTCCTGGAGGCCCTCTGCGCCGTGGACACCACCACGGGCCAGGAGGCCGCCCTGCTCCCGGTGCTCCGGCCCCTCCTCGAGGCCCTGGGCGCCCGGGTGGACGTGGCCCCCTTCGCGCCGGGGCGGTGCAACGTCCTCGCCACCTGGGGGGAGCCCCGCATCCTCTTCAGCACCCACCTGGACACGGTGCCCCCCTTCATCCCCCCCCGGCGCGAAGCGGGGGCCCTCCACGGCCGGGGCGCCTGCGACGCCAAGGGCCAGATCGTGGCCCAGCTCCTGGCCGCCGCCCGCCTCCGCGACCGGGGCGTGGCCTGGCTGGGCGTGGCCGGGGAGGAGACGGACAGCGTCGGCGCCCAGCAGGCCCTCCGGGACTGGCAGGACCGCTTCCCGTCCTGCCGGGCCGTCATCAACGGCGAGCCCACGGAGCTCCAGGTGGCCGCGGGCCAGCGGGGCGTCCGGAACCTGCGCCTGGGCTGCCGGGGCCGGGCCGCCCACGGCGGCAGCCCCGAGCGGGGCCACAGCGCCGTGCTGGACCTGGTGGACTGGATCGGCGGGATCCGCGCCCTGGCCCCGGGCCGGCACCCCGACCTGGGCCCCGAGGTCTGGAACCTGGGCGTCATCCGGGGCGGCGAGGCCGTCAACATCGTGCCCGACCGCGCCGAAGCCCTCCTCAACATCCGCACCGTGCCCGGCTCGGCCTTCGCCGAGGCCGTCGCCGCCCTGGGCCCGGCGGGCTCCGAGGTGGAGGTGCAGGTGGACGAGGCCCCCTGCCTCTTCCCGGCCCTGCCCGGCTTCCCCATGGCGCCGGTGCCCTTCGGGTCCGACGCCCCCGTCCTCCGGGCCCTGGCCCCCACCGGCGCCGTGGCGCTCGCGGGCCCGGGCTCCATCACCGTGGCCCACACGGCCGACGAACATCTGACCTTCACCGACCTAGGGGCCGGCGCGGACCTGAACCTCCGCCTCGCCCTGCATTTCCTCCAGGAGCACCCATGA
- the asd gene encoding aspartate-semialdehyde dehydrogenase produces the protein MSRIPVAVLGATGVVGQRFVRRLADHPMFEIAALTASDRSAGKTYREACEWRLDGEPYGGLGDRVLLPSEPEKAACAVAFSALDSGPAKDIEPAFAAAGVHVFSNAATYRMDLDVPLLVPEVNPGHLALLPTQRQRRGWKGSILTNPNCTTTVLVMALAPLHEAFGVETVLMTSMQAVSGAGYPGVASLDIMGNVLPHIRNEEEKVEVETGRLLGQVENGLAVSDPMTVSALCWRVPVLEGHSESVSVKLKGDPTPDQVREVLAAWKPLPQQLGLPSAPAVAVRVHTAENRPQVRRDVEMDGGMSVHVGRVRPCPVLGIKFALLGHNTERGAAGGSILNAELAVARKAICS, from the coding sequence ATGAGCAGGATTCCCGTCGCAGTCCTCGGCGCCACCGGCGTGGTGGGGCAGCGCTTCGTGCGCCGCCTCGCCGATCACCCCATGTTCGAGATCGCCGCCCTCACCGCGAGCGACCGCAGCGCCGGCAAGACCTACCGGGAGGCCTGCGAATGGCGCCTGGACGGCGAGCCCTACGGGGGTCTCGGCGACCGCGTCCTGCTCCCCTCCGAGCCGGAGAAGGCCGCCTGCGCCGTGGCGTTCAGCGCCCTGGACAGCGGTCCCGCCAAGGACATCGAGCCCGCCTTCGCCGCGGCCGGCGTCCACGTCTTCAGCAACGCCGCCACCTACCGCATGGACCTGGACGTGCCCCTCCTGGTGCCCGAGGTGAACCCCGGCCACCTGGCCCTTCTCCCCACCCAGCGCCAGCGGCGCGGCTGGAAGGGCTCCATCCTCACCAACCCCAACTGCACCACCACCGTCCTCGTCATGGCCCTGGCGCCCCTCCACGAGGCCTTCGGCGTGGAGACGGTCCTCATGACCTCCATGCAGGCCGTGAGCGGCGCCGGCTACCCCGGCGTGGCCAGCCTGGACATCATGGGCAACGTCCTCCCCCACATCCGGAACGAGGAGGAGAAGGTGGAGGTCGAGACGGGCCGCCTCCTGGGGCAGGTGGAGAACGGCCTCGCCGTCTCCGATCCCATGACGGTCTCCGCCCTCTGCTGGCGGGTGCCCGTGCTCGAGGGCCACTCCGAGAGCGTCAGCGTGAAGCTCAAGGGCGACCCCACCCCCGACCAGGTGCGGGAGGTGCTGGCGGCCTGGAAGCCCCTGCCCCAGCAGCTGGGCCTGCCCAGCGCCCCCGCCGTCGCCGTGCGCGTCCACACCGCCGAGAACCGCCCCCAGGTCCGCCGGGACGTGGAGATGGACGGCGGCATGTCCGTGCACGTGGGCCGGGTCCGCCCCTGCCCCGTCCTGGGCATCAAGTTCGCCCTCCTCGGCCACAACACCGAGCGCGGCGCCGCCGGCGGCTCCATCCTCAACGCCGAACTGGCCGTGGCCCGGAAGGCCATCTGCTCGTGA
- a CDS encoding 2,3,4,5-tetrahydropyridine-2,6-dicarboxylate N-succinyltransferase: MTGLRAFYDRPLEAILADPDLPGVFPAFLDALEAGTVRAAERSEDGTWRANPWVKTAILAGFRVSATREIPGWPGPSFDREAFPPRALALEDGVRLVPGGSAVRRGAHVAKGVVIMPPAYVNVGAFVDEGSMVDSHALVGSCAQVGKRVHLSAGVQVGGVLEPAGALPVVVEDEAFVGGLCGLFEGVVVSRRAVLAPGVLLTASTRIFDLVNERELSRVVPEGAVVVPGSRPGPGAFALNRRLCVSAPCIVKYRDARTDAATALEEALR, encoded by the coding sequence GTGACCGGCCTGCGCGCCTTCTATGACCGGCCCCTGGAGGCGATCCTGGCCGACCCGGACCTCCCCGGGGTCTTCCCCGCCTTCCTGGATGCCCTGGAGGCCGGAACGGTCCGTGCGGCCGAACGATCCGAGGACGGGACCTGGCGGGCCAACCCCTGGGTCAAGACCGCCATCCTCGCCGGCTTCCGCGTTTCCGCCACCCGGGAGATCCCCGGCTGGCCCGGGCCCAGCTTCGACCGCGAGGCCTTCCCGCCCCGCGCCCTCGCCCTGGAGGACGGCGTCCGGCTCGTGCCCGGCGGATCCGCCGTGCGGCGAGGCGCCCACGTGGCCAAGGGGGTGGTGATCATGCCCCCCGCCTACGTCAACGTGGGGGCCTTCGTGGACGAGGGCAGCATGGTGGACAGCCACGCCCTGGTGGGCAGCTGCGCCCAGGTGGGCAAGCGCGTCCACCTGTCCGCCGGCGTCCAGGTGGGCGGCGTCCTCGAACCGGCGGGGGCCCTCCCCGTGGTGGTGGAGGACGAGGCCTTCGTGGGCGGCCTCTGCGGCCTCTTCGAGGGGGTGGTCGTCTCCCGCCGGGCCGTCCTGGCCCCCGGGGTCCTCCTCACGGCCTCCACCCGGATCTTCGACCTGGTGAACGAGCGGGAGCTGAGCCGCGTGGTGCCCGAGGGCGCCGTCGTGGTCCCCGGCTCCCGGCCCGGGCCCGGGGCCTTCGCCCTCAACCGCCGCCTCTGCGTGAGCGCGCCCTGCATCGTCAAGTACCGCGACGCGCGCACCGACGCCGCCACGGCCCTCGAGGAGGCCCTGCGATGA
- a CDS encoding alanine racemase, whose product MNLFSLDDAALLRLAEGGTPLFAYSLGAAEAQYRRLRAALPARVRLAYAVKANPHPELLARFAALGAAFDCASAGELARVRDLAPGRIFYAGPGKRDEELRLALELGVRIQAEGWEDLERLERFATGPVAVNLRVHPAAGVEEASRIIGGTGPSAFGVDEEDLPALLARAQGLRRVAIRGLHVFAASNERDASRLLATHAHVLAMARDLQARLGVPLEQVDLGGGLGIPYAEGEAELDVEALGRGLETLLGAHPWFTGQLVLEPGRYLAGPAGVYLARVTRVKESRGVRFAILEGGVNHLLRPLLTGQPFPARAVGKSGPLRPATLAGPLCTSLDRLGDVALPELVPGDLVALGMAGAYGFTEAMAPFLSHPVPREVWEA is encoded by the coding sequence ATGAACCTCTTCAGCCTGGACGACGCCGCCCTGCTCCGCCTCGCGGAGGGGGGCACGCCGCTCTTCGCCTACAGCCTCGGCGCGGCCGAGGCCCAGTACCGGCGGCTCCGGGCCGCCCTGCCGGCCCGGGTCCGCCTCGCCTACGCGGTGAAGGCCAATCCCCACCCCGAACTCCTGGCCCGTTTCGCGGCCCTGGGCGCGGCCTTCGACTGCGCCTCGGCCGGGGAGCTGGCCCGGGTGCGGGACCTGGCCCCGGGCCGCATCTTCTACGCCGGGCCCGGCAAGCGGGATGAGGAGCTGCGCCTGGCCCTGGAGCTGGGCGTCCGCATCCAGGCCGAGGGCTGGGAGGACCTGGAGCGCCTGGAGCGCTTCGCCACGGGCCCCGTGGCCGTGAACCTGCGGGTGCACCCCGCCGCCGGGGTGGAGGAGGCCAGCCGCATCATCGGCGGCACCGGGCCCTCCGCCTTCGGGGTGGACGAGGAGGACCTGCCCGCCCTGCTCGCGCGGGCCCAGGGCCTGCGGCGCGTGGCCATCCGCGGCCTGCACGTGTTCGCGGCCAGCAACGAGCGGGACGCCTCCCGCCTCCTGGCCACCCACGCCCACGTCCTGGCCATGGCCCGGGACCTGCAGGCGCGGCTCGGCGTCCCCCTGGAACAGGTGGACCTGGGCGGAGGCCTGGGGATCCCCTACGCCGAGGGCGAGGCGGAGCTGGACGTGGAGGCCCTGGGCCGGGGCCTGGAGACCCTCCTGGGGGCCCACCCCTGGTTCACGGGCCAGCTCGTGCTGGAGCCGGGCCGCTATCTCGCGGGCCCGGCGGGCGTCTACCTGGCCCGGGTCACCCGGGTGAAGGAGAGCCGCGGGGTGCGCTTCGCGATCCTGGAGGGGGGCGTCAATCACCTGCTCCGGCCCCTCCTCACCGGCCAGCCCTTTCCCGCCCGGGCCGTCGGCAAGTCCGGCCCCCTGCGCCCCGCCACCCTCGCCGGGCCCCTGTGCACCAGCCTGGACCGCCTGGGCGACGTGGCGCTGCCGGAGCTGGTCCCGGGTGACCTCGTGGCCCTGGGCATGGCGGGCGCCTACGGCTTCACCGAGGCCATGGCCCCCTTCCTGTCCCATCCCGTTCCCCGGGAAGTGTGGGAAGCTTGA
- a CDS encoding respiratory chain complex I subunit 1 family protein, which translates to MTRTLLLLLAQLGLTLALAPLLPGLINKVKALFAGRVGPPVFQLYFDLAKLLRKQPVFSATTTRAFLAGPAASLAVPVAAALLLPMGGPRAPLGFAGDAIVFAYLFGAARFLVILSALDTGSSFEGMGAAREATFAVLAETALFMGLAALARFSGQVSLGPMLTAAGQGWRLAGGPLALVLAAWAIVFLVENCRIPFDDPNTHLELTMIHEVMVLDHSGPPLALVLYGASLKLWVLGALVVKLCLPLRGPWWIDWPAFLGGMVLLAAAVGVTESVMARLKLRRVSQALIAALVSGTFGFLLLLLQA; encoded by the coding sequence ATGACCCGGACCCTCCTGCTCCTCCTCGCCCAGCTCGGCCTCACCCTGGCCCTGGCCCCCCTGCTGCCCGGCCTCATCAACAAGGTGAAGGCCCTCTTCGCGGGGCGGGTTGGCCCGCCGGTCTTCCAGCTCTACTTCGACCTGGCCAAGCTGCTGCGCAAACAGCCGGTGTTCAGCGCCACCACCACCCGGGCCTTCCTGGCCGGACCCGCCGCCTCCCTCGCCGTGCCCGTGGCCGCCGCCCTCCTCCTGCCCATGGGCGGTCCCCGCGCCCCCCTGGGGTTCGCCGGGGACGCCATCGTCTTCGCCTACCTCTTCGGCGCCGCCCGCTTCCTGGTGATCCTGTCCGCCCTGGACACGGGCTCCTCCTTCGAGGGCATGGGGGCCGCCCGGGAGGCCACCTTCGCCGTCCTGGCGGAAACGGCCCTCTTCATGGGCCTGGCCGCCCTCGCCCGGTTTTCGGGCCAGGTCTCCCTGGGGCCCATGCTCACGGCCGCGGGCCAGGGCTGGCGCCTGGCGGGGGGCCCCCTGGCCCTGGTCCTGGCCGCCTGGGCCATCGTGTTCCTCGTCGAGAACTGCCGCATCCCCTTCGACGACCCCAACACCCACCTGGAGCTGACCATGATCCACGAGGTGATGGTCCTGGACCACTCGGGGCCGCCCCTGGCCCTGGTGCTCTACGGCGCCAGCCTCAAGCTGTGGGTCCTGGGCGCCCTCGTGGTCAAGCTGTGCCTGCCCCTGCGCGGGCCCTGGTGGATCGACTGGCCCGCCTTCCTCGGCGGCATGGTCCTCCTCGCCGCCGCCGTGGGCGTGACCGAGTCGGTCATGGCCCGGCTGAAGCTCCGGCGCGTCTCCCAGGCCCTCATCGCCGCCCTGGTCTCGGGCACCTTCGGTTTCCTCCTGCTCCTCCTCCAGGCCTGA
- a CDS encoding proton-conducting transporter transmembrane domain-containing protein, producing MLLPCLYICALLLATLSGVPGLLGARQGGRIATGMLAAAALAGLAVSGGVLYAGQGWRLDLGWALPGARLALGGDPLGAFVLAPVALVPACLSRYAEGYWDGPAHAATAPRLRFFFGLAAGSLIALTAAANAILFLFAWETMALTGFLMITASDQDAAVREAGWVYLVASHTGVLLLFAGFSLLARATGSFALGPLPAGFAATPAGTWAFLLLLAGFALKAGIGPLHVWLPGAHTAAPSHVSAMLSGLLLKMGLLGIIRLVAWFPDPPLWWGGLLTCVGAVSGVMALAFALAQRDLKRMLAYSSIENVSIVALGLGLALAGKSLGLPALVLLGGAGALFHLLNHALLKPLLFMGAGTVLHATGTRDMERLGGLARAMPRTALCFTAGAFGLSALPPLNAFAGEWLLYLGAFHSLQAGGWVGAIAILAGLAVMGALALATFTRACGVVFLGEPRTEVALRAHEPPSSMTGPMTLLLGVCLLLGLCPLLLAPALQRAAEALAPGLPPLRSLAPLGHLSFVAAAALPVAWAAWRIALRLPGRTAGTWDCGYARPTARIQYTATSFSQMLTDAFRWLLAPVERLPRIQGLFPRNARYQMQAPDTLLERGLKPGAAFLAWALSRLRFLQAGHLPIYLLYVVLTLVALLAWTLA from the coding sequence ATGCTGCTTCCCTGCCTGTACATTTGTGCCCTGCTCCTGGCCACCCTCTCGGGCGTCCCGGGCCTGCTGGGGGCGCGCCAGGGCGGCCGGATCGCCACGGGCATGCTCGCGGCGGCGGCCCTGGCCGGCCTGGCGGTCTCCGGCGGCGTCCTCTACGCCGGCCAGGGCTGGCGCCTGGACCTGGGCTGGGCCCTCCCCGGCGCCCGCCTCGCCCTGGGGGGCGATCCCCTGGGCGCCTTCGTCCTCGCCCCCGTCGCCCTCGTTCCCGCCTGCCTGTCCCGCTACGCCGAGGGCTACTGGGACGGGCCGGCCCACGCGGCCACCGCGCCCCGGCTCCGGTTCTTCTTCGGGCTCGCCGCCGGCTCCCTCATTGCCCTCACCGCCGCCGCCAACGCCATCCTCTTCCTCTTCGCCTGGGAGACCATGGCCCTCACGGGCTTCCTCATGATCACGGCCAGCGACCAGGATGCGGCCGTGCGGGAAGCCGGCTGGGTCTACCTGGTGGCCTCCCACACGGGGGTGCTCCTCCTCTTCGCCGGCTTCTCCCTCCTCGCCCGGGCCACGGGCTCCTTCGCCCTCGGACCGTTGCCGGCGGGCTTCGCCGCGACCCCGGCGGGCACCTGGGCCTTCCTGCTCCTCCTGGCCGGCTTCGCCCTCAAGGCCGGCATCGGCCCCTTGCACGTTTGGCTTCCCGGAGCCCACACCGCGGCCCCCAGCCACGTGTCCGCCATGCTCTCCGGCCTCCTCCTCAAGATGGGCCTCCTGGGCATCATCCGTCTGGTTGCTTGGTTCCCCGATCCCCCCCTGTGGTGGGGCGGCCTGCTCACCTGCGTGGGCGCCGTCTCCGGCGTCATGGCCCTGGCCTTCGCCCTGGCCCAGCGGGACCTCAAGCGGATGCTGGCCTACTCCAGCATCGAGAACGTGAGCATCGTGGCCCTGGGCCTGGGCCTGGCCCTGGCGGGCAAGTCCCTGGGCCTGCCCGCCCTCGTCCTCCTGGGCGGCGCCGGGGCCCTCTTCCACCTGCTGAACCACGCCCTCCTCAAGCCCCTGCTCTTCATGGGCGCGGGCACGGTCCTGCACGCCACGGGGACCCGCGACATGGAGCGCCTGGGCGGTCTGGCCCGGGCCATGCCCCGCACGGCCCTGTGCTTCACGGCCGGCGCCTTCGGCCTGAGCGCCCTGCCCCCCCTCAACGCCTTCGCCGGGGAGTGGCTCCTCTACCTGGGGGCCTTCCACAGCCTCCAGGCCGGCGGCTGGGTCGGCGCCATCGCCATCCTGGCCGGGCTCGCCGTCATGGGGGCCCTGGCCCTGGCCACCTTCACCCGCGCCTGCGGCGTGGTCTTCCTGGGCGAACCCCGCACCGAGGTCGCCCTCCGGGCCCACGAACCACCGTCCTCCATGACCGGCCCCATGACCCTGCTCCTGGGCGTCTGCCTACTCCTGGGTCTCTGCCCCCTGCTCCTGGCGCCCGCCCTCCAGCGGGCCGCGGAGGCCCTGGCCCCCGGCCTGCCGCCCCTGCGCAGCCTCGCGCCCCTGGGGCACCTGTCCTTCGTGGCCGCCGCCGCCCTTCCCGTGGCCTGGGCCGCCTGGCGCATCGCCCTGCGCCTCCCGGGGCGGACGGCCGGGACCTGGGACTGCGGCTACGCGCGGCCCACGGCCCGCATCCAGTACACCGCCACCTCCTTCTCCCAGATGCTCACGGACGCCTTCCGCTGGCTCCTGGCGCCGGTGGAGCGGCTGCCCCGCATCCAGGGGCTCTTCCCCCGCAACGCCCGCTACCAGATGCAGGCCCCGGACACGCTGCTGGAGCGGGGCCTGAAGCCCGGCGCCGCCTTCCTGGCCTGGGCCCTCTCCCGGCTCCGCTTCCTGCAGGCGGGCCACCTCCCCATCTACCTGCTCTACGTGGTGCTCACCCTCGTGGCCCTCCTGGCCTGGACGCTGGCATGA